In a genomic window of Chrysemys picta bellii isolate R12L10 chromosome 23, ASM1138683v2, whole genome shotgun sequence:
- the LOC101941949 gene encoding elongation factor 1-alpha 1-like isoform X2: MGKEKIHINIVVIGHVDSGKSTTTGHLIYKCGGIDKRTIEKFEKEAAEMGKGSFKYAWVLDKLKAERERGITIDISLWKFETTKYYITIIDAPGHRDFIKNMITGTSQADCAVLIVAAGVGEFEAGISKNGQTREHALLAYTLGVKQLIVGVNKIDSTEPPYSGKRYQEITKEVSTYIKKIGYNPASVAFVPISGWHGDNMLEASANMPWFKGWKITRKDGNAAGTTLMEALDSIIPPSRPINKPLRLPLQDVYKIGGIGTVPVGRVETGFMKAGMVVTFAPTNITTEVKSVEMHHEALAEALPGDNIGFNVKNVSVKDIRRGNVAGDSKNDPPMEAGSFTSQVIILNHPGKIAAGYSPVLDCHTAHIACKFAELKEKIDRRSGKKLEDHPKALKSGDAAIVQMIPGKPMCVESFSEYPPLGRFAVRDMRQTVAVGVIKGVEKKASAAAKVTKSAVKASKK, encoded by the exons ATGGGGAAAGAGAAAATCCACATCAACATTGTGGTGATTGGCCATGTGGACTCCGGGAAATCCACCACCACCGGGCACCTCATCTATAAGTGCGGGGGCATCGACAAGAGAACCATCGAGAAGTTCGAAAAGGAGGCGGCTGAG ATGGGCAAGGGATCCTTCAAATACGCCTGGGTGCTGGATAAGCTGAAGGCCGAGCGGGAGCGTGGAATCACCATTGACATCTCCCTGTGGAAGTTCGAGACCACCAAGTACTACATCACCATCATCGATGCCCCTGGCCACAGAGACTTCATCAAGAACATGATCACCGGCACCTCGCAG GCTGACTGTGCGGTGCTGATTGTGGCGGCCGGGGTGGGAGAGTTTGAAGCTGGCATCTCTAAGAACGGGCAGACCCGGGAGCATGCCCTGCTGGCCTACACGCTGGGGGTGAAGCAGCTCATTGTTGGGGTGAACAAAATAGACTCCACGGAGCCCCCTTACAGTGGCAAGCGCTACCAGGAGATCACCAAGGAAGTGAGCACCTACATCAAGAAGATCGGCTACAACCCAGCGTCTGTGGCTTTCGTGCCCATCTCTGGTTGGCATGGGGACAACATGCTGGAGGCCAGCGCCAAT ATGCCTTGGTTCAAAGGCTGGAAGATCACTAGGAAGGATGGGAATGCTGCAGGCACCACTCTCATGGAAGCTCTCGATTCCATTATCCCTCCTTCCCGCCCAATTAACAAGCCACTCCGTCTGCCCTTGCAGGATGTCTACAAGATCGGTG GAATCGGAACGGTCCCAGTAGGCCGTGTGGAGACTGGCTTCATGAAGGCCGGCATGGTTGTGACTTTTGCCCCCACCAACATTACCACGGAGGTGAAGTCGGTGGAAATGCACCATGAGGCTCTGGCAGAGGCGCTGCCGGGTGACAACATTGGCTTCAACGTGAAGAACGTGTCTGTGAAAGACATCCGGCGTGGGAACGTGGCTGGAGACAGCAAGAACGACCCTCCCATGGAGGCCGGCAGCTTCACCTCTcag GTCATCATCCTGAACCACCCGGGCAAGATCGCCGCTGGCTACTCCCCAGTGCTGGATTGCCACACTGCTCACATCGCCTGCAAGTTTGCGGAGCTGAAGGAGAAGATCGACCGCAGGTCTGGCAAGAAGCTGGAGGACCATCCCAAGGCACTGAAGTCCGGGGATGCTGCCATTGTGCAGATGATTCCTGGCAAACCCATGTGTGTGGAGAGCTTCTCGGAGTACCCACCTCTTG GTCGCTTTGCTGTTCGTG
- the LOC101941949 gene encoding elongation factor 1-alpha, oocyte form-like isoform X1, translating into MAFCAGYLAVQRAWLLLEASTMGKEKIHINIVVIGHVDSGKSTTTGHLIYKCGGIDKRTIEKFEKEAAEMGKGSFKYAWVLDKLKAERERGITIDISLWKFETTKYYITIIDAPGHRDFIKNMITGTSQADCAVLIVAAGVGEFEAGISKNGQTREHALLAYTLGVKQLIVGVNKIDSTEPPYSGKRYQEITKEVSTYIKKIGYNPASVAFVPISGWHGDNMLEASANMPWFKGWKITRKDGNAAGTTLMEALDSIIPPSRPINKPLRLPLQDVYKIGGIGTVPVGRVETGFMKAGMVVTFAPTNITTEVKSVEMHHEALAEALPGDNIGFNVKNVSVKDIRRGNVAGDSKNDPPMEAGSFTSQVIILNHPGKIAAGYSPVLDCHTAHIACKFAELKEKIDRRSGKKLEDHPKALKSGDAAIVQMIPGKPMCVESFSEYPPLGRFAVRDMRQTVAVGVIKGVEKKASAAAKVTKSAVKASKK; encoded by the exons ATGGCATTCTGTGCTGGCTACTTGGCAGTTCAGAGGGCCTGGTTGCtgctgg AAGCCAGCACCATGGGGAAAGAGAAAATCCACATCAACATTGTGGTGATTGGCCATGTGGACTCCGGGAAATCCACCACCACCGGGCACCTCATCTATAAGTGCGGGGGCATCGACAAGAGAACCATCGAGAAGTTCGAAAAGGAGGCGGCTGAG ATGGGCAAGGGATCCTTCAAATACGCCTGGGTGCTGGATAAGCTGAAGGCCGAGCGGGAGCGTGGAATCACCATTGACATCTCCCTGTGGAAGTTCGAGACCACCAAGTACTACATCACCATCATCGATGCCCCTGGCCACAGAGACTTCATCAAGAACATGATCACCGGCACCTCGCAG GCTGACTGTGCGGTGCTGATTGTGGCGGCCGGGGTGGGAGAGTTTGAAGCTGGCATCTCTAAGAACGGGCAGACCCGGGAGCATGCCCTGCTGGCCTACACGCTGGGGGTGAAGCAGCTCATTGTTGGGGTGAACAAAATAGACTCCACGGAGCCCCCTTACAGTGGCAAGCGCTACCAGGAGATCACCAAGGAAGTGAGCACCTACATCAAGAAGATCGGCTACAACCCAGCGTCTGTGGCTTTCGTGCCCATCTCTGGTTGGCATGGGGACAACATGCTGGAGGCCAGCGCCAAT ATGCCTTGGTTCAAAGGCTGGAAGATCACTAGGAAGGATGGGAATGCTGCAGGCACCACTCTCATGGAAGCTCTCGATTCCATTATCCCTCCTTCCCGCCCAATTAACAAGCCACTCCGTCTGCCCTTGCAGGATGTCTACAAGATCGGTG GAATCGGAACGGTCCCAGTAGGCCGTGTGGAGACTGGCTTCATGAAGGCCGGCATGGTTGTGACTTTTGCCCCCACCAACATTACCACGGAGGTGAAGTCGGTGGAAATGCACCATGAGGCTCTGGCAGAGGCGCTGCCGGGTGACAACATTGGCTTCAACGTGAAGAACGTGTCTGTGAAAGACATCCGGCGTGGGAACGTGGCTGGAGACAGCAAGAACGACCCTCCCATGGAGGCCGGCAGCTTCACCTCTcag GTCATCATCCTGAACCACCCGGGCAAGATCGCCGCTGGCTACTCCCCAGTGCTGGATTGCCACACTGCTCACATCGCCTGCAAGTTTGCGGAGCTGAAGGAGAAGATCGACCGCAGGTCTGGCAAGAAGCTGGAGGACCATCCCAAGGCACTGAAGTCCGGGGATGCTGCCATTGTGCAGATGATTCCTGGCAAACCCATGTGTGTGGAGAGCTTCTCGGAGTACCCACCTCTTG GTCGCTTTGCTGTTCGTG